From the Nocardiopsis changdeensis genome, one window contains:
- a CDS encoding PLP-dependent aminotransferase family protein, giving the protein MVASEVRALFAVASRPEVVSLAGGMPNVAALPLEPLGELVKDVVAEEGAAALQYGSAQGDPVLREQLCEYMKLEGIHAAPDDVIVTVGSQQALDLITRVFVDPGDVVLTEAPTYVTAINTFTAFQADIRHVGMDEQGVVPEELEEALVRAELDGRPVKFFYTIPNFQNPAGITMSAARRTAVVETCRRHGVLIIEDNPYGLLRYDGEPQPTLYSQGEGNVVYLGSLSKTLSPGLRIGWALAPAAVRAKLVLAAESAMLSHSTFNQLVVRRYFRKFPWKEQIKAFNGMYSERRDAMLSALTAMMPQGCTWTRPEGGFFVWATLPEGIDAKAMLPRAVTERVAYVPGTGFYADGRGRQSMRLSFCYPTPEQIREGVRRLVGAIEGELDLRDTFGSTLAPPTEGDQAPAPDTP; this is encoded by the coding sequence ATGGTCGCATCGGAGGTCCGGGCACTCTTCGCCGTCGCATCGCGCCCCGAGGTCGTCTCCCTCGCCGGCGGCATGCCCAACGTCGCGGCGCTCCCCCTGGAGCCGCTGGGCGAGCTGGTCAAGGACGTCGTCGCCGAGGAGGGCGCGGCCGCGCTCCAGTACGGCTCCGCCCAGGGCGACCCCGTCCTGCGCGAGCAGCTGTGCGAGTACATGAAACTCGAGGGCATCCACGCCGCCCCCGACGACGTCATCGTCACCGTCGGCTCCCAGCAGGCCCTGGACCTCATCACCCGGGTCTTCGTCGACCCCGGCGACGTCGTGCTCACCGAGGCGCCCACCTACGTCACCGCCATCAACACCTTCACCGCGTTCCAGGCCGACATCCGGCACGTGGGCATGGACGAGCAGGGCGTGGTCCCCGAGGAGCTGGAGGAGGCGCTGGTCCGCGCCGAGCTCGACGGGCGGCCGGTCAAGTTCTTCTACACGATCCCCAACTTCCAGAACCCGGCCGGGATCACCATGAGCGCCGCGCGGCGCACCGCCGTCGTCGAGACCTGCCGCCGCCACGGCGTGCTCATCATCGAGGACAACCCCTACGGCCTGCTGCGCTACGACGGAGAGCCGCAGCCCACCCTGTACTCCCAGGGCGAGGGCAACGTCGTCTACCTCGGCTCGCTGTCCAAGACCCTGTCGCCCGGCCTGCGCATCGGCTGGGCCCTGGCCCCGGCCGCGGTCCGCGCCAAACTGGTCCTGGCCGCCGAGTCGGCGATGCTCAGCCACTCCACCTTCAACCAGCTGGTGGTGCGCCGCTACTTCCGCAAGTTCCCGTGGAAGGAGCAGATCAAGGCGTTCAACGGCATGTACAGCGAGCGCCGCGACGCCATGCTCTCCGCGCTGACCGCGATGATGCCCCAGGGCTGCACCTGGACGCGCCCCGAGGGCGGCTTCTTCGTCTGGGCGACCCTGCCGGAGGGCATCGACGCCAAGGCCATGCTGCCCCGCGCCGTCACCGAACGCGTCGCGTACGTGCCCGGCACCGGGTTCTACGCCGACGGCCGCGGCCGCCAGAGCATGCGGCTGAGCTTCTGCTACCCCACCCCGGAGCAGATCCGCGAGGGAGTCCGGCGCCTGGTCGGAGCCATCGAGGGCGAGCTGGACCTGCGTGATACGTTCGGCAGCACCCTCGCCCCGCCCACCGAGGGCGACCAGGCCCCCGCCCCCGACACGCCCTGA